The following DNA comes from Corynebacterium lizhenjunii.
TGCTGCAGCGGCAGACAGTCCGGCACCGGCCAATGAGACCATCAACACGGACCTGAACACGGAGATTCCGGAGGGGGCATCGGCGGAGTTGACCCAGGCCGTGGAGGCCGTCGCCGCTCCGGAAGGGGAGGAAGCCGACAGCGAGTATAAGGCCCGCCTGCGCCAGTTCACCCGTGAACTGAAGAAGCAACCCGGCCAGTGGTACATCATCCAGTGCTACTCCGGCTACGAAAACAAGGTCAAAACCAACCTGGATATGCGCGCCCAGACCCTGGAGGTGGAGGATTCCATCTTCGACGTGGTGGTGCCCATCGAGCAGGTACTGGAGAACAAGGACGGCAAGAAGAAGCTGGTCAAGCGCAAGCTGCTGCCGGGTTATGTGCTGGTCCGCATGGAGCTTAACGATGCCGCCTGGTCCGTCGTCCGCGACACCCCCGGCGTGACCTCGTTTGTGGGCAACGAAGGCAATGCCACCCCCGTTAAGCACCGCGACGTGGCAAAGTTCCTGTTGCCACAGTCCTCGCCGGTCAAGGCAGGCGAGGCAGCGGCCAACGAGGCAGAGGGCGAGCAGGTTATCGCCATGCCGGAGCAGCAGGCCGCATCCAAGGTTACCCATGATTATCAGGTGGGCGAGGCCGTGACCATCCTGTCTGGTCCGCTGGCGTCTGTCTCCGCTACGATTTCTGAGATCGACCCGGAGACCGGCAAGATGCAAGGCCTGGTGTCCATCTTTGGCCGCGAGACCCCGGTGGAGTTGACCGCGAGCGAGATTGAGCGCGTGAACTAGCGGGGCATCGGCAAGCTAAGCTTGGCCAAGCAGGGCCCGGCCAAGCGCAGCACGGGCAGGCAAGGCACGGCCAAGCGCAGCACGGGCATTTTGTAGCCAGCGCACGGTGAACTAAGATGGAACGCCGTGCGCTTTTTGCATGCCATCATGGCGTGCGGGCGTGCAAGCAGATACGTTTCATCCCCGGTGGCCTGTATAAGGCGGGCATCCGGACGGGGCCCGGTTATTCATCGTGGCGGGGCGCCCGGTAACACAGGAATTGAGGTAATTCGATGGCTCCGAAGAAGAAGGTCACTGGCCTGATTAAGCTGCAGATCGAGGCAGGCGCTGCTAACCCGGCTCCGCCGGTGGGCCCGGCTCTGGGTGCTCACGGTGTGAACATCATGGAGTTCTGCAAGGCCTACAACGCAGCGACTGAGTCCCAGCGCGGCAACGTGGTGCCGGTGGAAATCACCGTCTACGAGGACCGCTCTTTCGACTTCAAGCTGAAGACCCCGCCGGCAGCTAAGCTGCTGCTCAAGGCCGCTGGCCTGCAGAAGGGCTCTGGCGTGCCGCACACCAACAAGGTCGGCTCTGTGACCTGGGAGCAGTGCAAGGAAATCGGCCAGACCAAGTTCGAGGACCTCAACGCTCGCGACATCGAAAACGCTGCCCGCATTATTGCTGGTACCGCACGTTCCATGGGCATCACCGTGGACGGCGCACCCGCAGACATGCCGCAGTAAAACCCATAATTTCACGTGGTAGGGCCAGCTTTCGGCCCGTGCTAGACCACACCAATCCAAGAAAAGGAATTGTATAAATGAGCACTAAGTCCAAGGCTTTCAAGGCCGCAGCTGCGCAGGTGGACAAGTCCCGCTTGTACCGTCCGCTGGAGGCCGCCAAGCTGGCTAAGGAGACCTCCTCCAAGAACTTCGACGCCACCGTGGACGTCGTCTTCCGCCTGGGCGTTGACCCCCGCAAGGCTGACCAGCTGGTTCGCGGCACCGTTTCCCTGCCGCACGGCACTGGTAAGGATGTCCGCGTGGCTGTCTTCGCTGAGGGCGACAAGGCAGCTGAGGCTAAGGCTGCTGGCGCCGACGTGGTGGGCACCGAGGAGCTCATCGCCGCTATCAACGACGGCAAGATTGACTTCGACGTGGCCATCGCTACCCCGGACCAGATGGCTAAGGTTGGACGCGTGGCCCGCGTCCTGGGCCCGCGTGGTCTGATGCCGAACCCGAAGACCGGCACCGTCACCCCGGACGTGACCAAGGCTGTGTCTGACGTCAAGGGCGGCAAGATCTCCTTCCGCGTGGACAAGGCTGCTAACCTGCACGCCCTGATCGGTAAGGCCTCCTTCGACGCTGAGAAGCTGGCGGAGAACTACGGCGCTCTCTTCGACGAGGTCCTGCGCCTGAAGCCGTCCTCTTCTAAGGGTGTCTACGTCAAGCGCGCTACCATCACCACCACCACCGGCCCGGGCATCCCGGTCGATCCTTCCGTGGTGAAGGG
Coding sequences within:
- the rplK gene encoding 50S ribosomal protein L11 — translated: MAPKKKVTGLIKLQIEAGAANPAPPVGPALGAHGVNIMEFCKAYNAATESQRGNVVPVEITVYEDRSFDFKLKTPPAAKLLLKAAGLQKGSGVPHTNKVGSVTWEQCKEIGQTKFEDLNARDIENAARIIAGTARSMGITVDGAPADMPQ
- the nusG gene encoding transcription termination/antitermination protein NusG; this translates as MSEENTQPDPFDVNEVNVSSFEDDLAQAQSQTAESAAAAEAAEARAAAGVAAAADSPAPANETINTDLNTEIPEGASAELTQAVEAVAAPEGEEADSEYKARLRQFTRELKKQPGQWYIIQCYSGYENKVKTNLDMRAQTLEVEDSIFDVVVPIEQVLENKDGKKKLVKRKLLPGYVLVRMELNDAAWSVVRDTPGVTSFVGNEGNATPVKHRDVAKFLLPQSSPVKAGEAAANEAEGEQVIAMPEQQAASKVTHDYQVGEAVTILSGPLASVSATISEIDPETGKMQGLVSIFGRETPVELTASEIERVN
- the rplA gene encoding 50S ribosomal protein L1, with protein sequence MSTKSKAFKAAAAQVDKSRLYRPLEAAKLAKETSSKNFDATVDVVFRLGVDPRKADQLVRGTVSLPHGTGKDVRVAVFAEGDKAAEAKAAGADVVGTEELIAAINDGKIDFDVAIATPDQMAKVGRVARVLGPRGLMPNPKTGTVTPDVTKAVSDVKGGKISFRVDKAANLHALIGKASFDAEKLAENYGALFDEVLRLKPSSSKGVYVKRATITTTTGPGIPVDPSVVKGYAE